In one window of Fictibacillus phosphorivorans DNA:
- a CDS encoding transglycosylase domain-containing protein: MKFWQIYKEATKQQKIRWMKKWGLIVTGCFALSFVGLLLLAKLMGPPALLVPQTTIMYAADGSKMGEINNGGQNRYWVPLEKIDKHVIDATISIEDKSFYKHNGFDMKRIGGALLADLKAGAKVQGASTITQQYARNLFLTHDKTWRRKFQEAFYTLRLEMSYSKDEILEGYLNTIYYGHGSYGIQSASRYYFGKNAEELSLGEATMLAGIPKGPSYYSPILHEENAKKRQSIILHSMAEDGTIKKASVQKAAADHLTYVREEEEEIATVAPYFQDAVMRALKKELNVNTNSIQFGGLRIYTTLDPKMQEVAEHTIENRIIDNSSIQTALVAMDPRSGDVKALVGGRDFEQSSFNRALQAKRAPGSTFKPFLYYTALEHGYTASTPIKSEPTTFAMGDGVGDYKPKNFKNRYANDFITMAQALALSDNIYAVKTNLYLGPKKLVKTAKKFGIKSELASIPSLALGSKAVGVLELTNAYGVFANGGKKVDPVFITKITDSKGKVLYEHKYESKQVIDENKAFVMTDLLAGTFDEKLNDYTSVTGSSINHYLTRPMAGKSGSTPNDSWMVGYSPQLVTGVWVGYDNNEELHDVNDTGYSKRIWAYFMEGALKNKEILSFEQPEGVTAVTINPQNGKLATDSCPITRISYYEKGTEPVEYCDEHGASNEIKAKLEQKKEEKGFFKRIFSW; this comes from the coding sequence ATGAAGTTTTGGCAGATCTATAAAGAAGCTACGAAACAGCAGAAAATACGCTGGATGAAAAAATGGGGTCTTATCGTTACTGGATGCTTTGCATTATCCTTTGTTGGGCTTTTGCTGCTCGCTAAACTCATGGGCCCTCCCGCTCTGCTTGTTCCACAAACGACCATCATGTACGCAGCAGACGGTTCCAAAATGGGTGAGATTAACAACGGCGGTCAGAACCGCTATTGGGTTCCACTCGAAAAAATCGATAAACATGTGATCGACGCTACGATCTCTATTGAAGATAAAAGTTTTTATAAACATAACGGTTTTGATATGAAGCGGATCGGCGGTGCTTTACTCGCTGACCTTAAAGCTGGAGCAAAAGTTCAAGGAGCTAGTACCATCACGCAGCAGTATGCCCGTAATCTCTTTTTAACACATGACAAAACATGGCGAAGAAAGTTTCAAGAGGCGTTCTACACACTTCGTCTAGAGATGAGTTATTCAAAGGATGAAATATTAGAAGGATATTTGAACACGATCTATTACGGACATGGCTCTTACGGTATCCAATCCGCTTCTCGTTATTATTTTGGTAAAAATGCTGAAGAGCTCTCACTAGGCGAAGCAACGATGTTAGCGGGGATTCCTAAAGGTCCGAGCTACTATTCTCCCATCCTTCATGAAGAGAACGCGAAAAAAAGGCAGAGCATCATCTTACACTCAATGGCTGAAGACGGAACAATTAAGAAGGCGTCCGTTCAAAAAGCAGCAGCCGATCACTTAACTTATGTAAGAGAAGAAGAGGAAGAGATCGCAACGGTCGCTCCTTACTTTCAAGATGCAGTGATGCGTGCATTAAAAAAGGAACTGAACGTGAACACGAACTCGATACAGTTCGGTGGGCTTCGAATCTACACGACGCTTGATCCAAAAATGCAGGAAGTCGCTGAACACACGATTGAAAATCGTATCATCGATAACAGTTCGATCCAGACGGCATTAGTCGCTATGGATCCTCGAAGCGGAGATGTGAAAGCACTTGTTGGCGGCAGGGATTTTGAGCAAAGTTCGTTTAACCGTGCCCTTCAAGCGAAGCGTGCACCTGGTTCGACCTTTAAGCCATTTCTATATTACACGGCGCTTGAGCATGGATACACCGCGTCTACTCCTATTAAATCAGAACCAACAACATTCGCGATGGGAGATGGTGTAGGCGATTATAAGCCGAAGAACTTTAAGAACCGCTATGCGAATGATTTTATTACGATGGCTCAGGCGCTGGCGCTTTCGGACAATATTTATGCGGTAAAAACGAATCTCTATCTCGGTCCTAAAAAGCTTGTTAAAACAGCTAAGAAATTCGGGATTAAAAGTGAACTCGCTAGCATCCCTTCACTTGCACTAGGCTCAAAAGCAGTAGGTGTGTTAGAGCTTACGAACGCATACGGCGTTTTTGCGAATGGTGGTAAGAAGGTAGATCCTGTTTTTATCACGAAGATCACAGATTCTAAAGGCAAAGTGCTGTATGAACATAAATATGAGAGCAAACAAGTGATCGATGAGAACAAAGCGTTTGTCATGACTGATCTGTTGGCTGGTACGTTTGACGAAAAGCTAAATGATTATACGAGTGTAACGGGATCAAGTATCAACCATTACCTGACACGTCCGATGGCTGGAAAATCGGGGTCTACGCCAAATGACAGCTGGATGGTCGGATATTCTCCTCAGCTTGTTACAGGAGTTTGGGTCGGATACGATAACAACGAAGAGCTTCATGATGTGAACGATACAGGATACTCAAAACGAATCTGGGCTTATTTTATGGAAGGTGCGTTGAAGAACAAAGAGATCTTATCATTTGAACAGCCAGAAGGCGTAACAGCGGTGACGATCAACCCGCAAAACGGAAAGCTCGCTACCGATAGCTGTCCAATAACGCGTATCTCTTATTATGAAAAAGGAACAGAACCTGTAGAATATTGTGATGAACATGGTGCTTCAAATGAAATTAAAGCCAAATTAGAGCAGAAAAAAGAGGAAAAAGGCTTTTTTAAGCGGATTTTTTCTTGGTGA
- a CDS encoding YwhD family protein yields MKDFFNSNDADKKKKGMGFTIISGDSTDGHGGYGVGSLTLDHVTPVIVDVEESVAYIDMGAMHARSDVEKRIKFTPNREDTPNPRLYWLVWVTINRKAEGPFYFGLTACEMQVDVEARRGYKSLPEHVNRMDKSMKGKVIVEDMDQNARRVLGNFLKEHDEAMWNRSSDEIKSLVE; encoded by the coding sequence ATGAAAGATTTTTTCAATTCCAATGATGCAGATAAAAAGAAAAAAGGGATGGGCTTTACCATCATCAGCGGTGACTCAACAGATGGGCATGGCGGATATGGTGTGGGGAGTTTAACACTTGATCATGTTACACCTGTGATCGTTGATGTAGAAGAGTCCGTCGCTTATATCGATATGGGAGCGATGCACGCGAGAAGCGATGTGGAGAAGCGTATCAAGTTTACGCCGAATCGTGAAGATACGCCGAACCCCCGTCTTTACTGGCTCGTTTGGGTTACGATTAACAGAAAAGCAGAAGGACCGTTTTATTTCGGGTTGACTGCCTGCGAGATGCAGGTAGATGTTGAAGCGCGAAGAGGATATAAGAGTCTTCCAGAACACGTGAACCGTATGGATAAATCCATGAAGGGTAAAGTGATCGTAGAGGATATGGACCAAAACGCTCGTCGCGTGCTTGGGAACTTCCTTAAAGAACATGACGAAGCGATGTGGAACCGTTCTAGTGACGAAATCAAGTCATTAGTGGAATAA
- a CDS encoding NCS2 family permease: MLSSFFKLKELGTTIKTEILAGITTFLTMVYIVIVNPIILHSAGVPFDTVFIATIIATVVGTLWMALMANYPIAIAPGMGLNAYFAFSVVGNHPNIDYRIAFGAVFVAGILFVILSLTPFREKLIESIPANLKHGITAGIGLFIAFIGLRLTKIIVAHPDNLVTLGNMHSPTVLLALGGLAITLIFMGLNVNGALFFGMIITGAIAYYTGHLTFKEGFVSTPNLPSELFIFGDPITAFSDVFQYGLYAVVFSFLLVTIFDTTGTMVGVAEQAGLMKGNKMPRARQALLADSIATTVGAAFGTSPTSAYIESSSGVAAGGRSGLTSVVVAMLFVAAAFFSPLVGAISGLAAITAPTLIIVGSLMLGSLSKINWNELDEAFPAFLIILTMPLTSSIATGIALGFISYPILKIVKGKYREVPFLVYLFAVLFFYQLAFLPH; this comes from the coding sequence ATGCTTTCTTCATTTTTTAAACTAAAAGAACTTGGTACGACCATCAAAACAGAAATATTAGCAGGAATCACTACTTTCCTAACGATGGTGTACATTGTTATAGTCAACCCAATCATCTTGCATTCTGCTGGTGTTCCTTTTGACACCGTGTTTATCGCTACGATTATTGCCACAGTAGTTGGTACGCTTTGGATGGCTTTAATGGCCAACTACCCGATTGCCATTGCTCCAGGTATGGGACTGAACGCTTATTTTGCGTTTTCTGTTGTAGGAAACCACCCCAATATTGATTATCGTATTGCGTTCGGGGCTGTATTTGTTGCTGGTATTCTTTTCGTCATCTTATCGTTAACACCGTTTCGTGAAAAATTGATCGAATCCATTCCAGCAAACTTGAAGCACGGTATTACAGCGGGTATCGGATTGTTTATCGCGTTCATCGGTTTACGTCTTACTAAAATTATTGTAGCTCACCCTGATAACTTAGTAACATTAGGCAATATGCATTCACCGACGGTACTTCTTGCTCTTGGCGGACTTGCTATCACGTTGATCTTTATGGGATTGAACGTGAACGGTGCTTTATTCTTCGGTATGATCATCACGGGAGCAATCGCTTACTATACAGGGCACTTAACATTTAAAGAAGGTTTTGTATCTACACCAAACTTGCCATCAGAACTTTTTATCTTCGGTGATCCGATCACAGCCTTTTCTGATGTGTTTCAATATGGATTATATGCCGTTGTATTCTCCTTCTTGCTTGTTACGATCTTTGATACTACGGGTACGATGGTAGGTGTAGCTGAACAAGCTGGACTGATGAAAGGCAACAAGATGCCTCGTGCACGCCAAGCATTGTTAGCTGATTCTATTGCAACGACGGTTGGAGCTGCATTTGGTACGAGCCCAACGAGCGCTTATATTGAATCATCTTCTGGTGTTGCTGCAGGCGGTCGCTCTGGTTTAACGTCTGTAGTGGTAGCTATGCTATTTGTAGCCGCTGCGTTCTTTTCACCACTCGTTGGTGCGATCTCAGGCTTAGCCGCAATCACTGCGCCAACACTGATCATCGTTGGAAGTTTGATGCTTGGTTCTTTAAGTAAAATTAATTGGAACGAACTTGATGAAGCATTCCCGGCGTTCTTGATCATTTTAACGATGCCATTAACGTCTTCTATCGCAACTGGTATTGCATTAGGATTCATCTCGTATCCAATTCTCAAAATTGTAAAAGGTAAATATCGTGAAGTTCCGTTCTTGGTTTACTTATTTGCGGTGTTGTTCTTCTATCAACTAGCGTTTTTACCTCATTAA
- a CDS encoding immunoglobulin-like domain-containing protein produces the protein MKNMKLIVMACLLVLLAACGSKAMPDEEKKNGAPQVKNEIPAEKEGVQAELALQENSKEAKLTLKNSSDKEAGTGTAYALEKWADGKWEKVNNNQMFTEQMIMVKAGSNYDQSIDLKEQDAGTYRVSKEFFVDEKKEKVAVVFETE, from the coding sequence ATGAAAAACATGAAGCTGATCGTAATGGCGTGTCTGCTCGTTCTCCTCGCCGCTTGCGGCTCTAAAGCAATGCCTGATGAGGAAAAAAAGAACGGAGCGCCTCAAGTTAAGAACGAGATACCAGCTGAAAAAGAAGGTGTACAAGCTGAACTCGCACTCCAAGAAAATAGTAAAGAAGCAAAATTAACGTTGAAAAACTCATCCGATAAAGAAGCTGGTACAGGAACCGCGTATGCACTAGAAAAATGGGCAGACGGTAAATGGGAGAAAGTGAATAACAATCAAATGTTTACTGAGCAGATGATCATGGTGAAAGCTGGATCAAACTATGATCAATCCATTGATCTAAAAGAACAGGATGCAGGCACGTATCGTGTATCGAAAGAATTCTTTGTCGATGAAAAGAAGGAAAAAGTAGCCGTTGTGTTTGAGACAGAATAA
- a CDS encoding YwgA family protein — translation MFEDHLKVVTLIQEAGEVVGRKKLQKMVYIAKKLNFPFQEKYQFHFYGPYSEELTLKIEELCNMGYIHEVKEKVSGYSQYRYAVNEEGQQLLSTYGAEIEKLGSCVRSMNEQSSRFLELVSTVMYFEKLEKDEIKEKVQTVKAKQKYTEEEMNEAFHYIETLKGQVQ, via the coding sequence GTGTTTGAGGATCATTTAAAGGTAGTCACCTTGATTCAAGAAGCCGGAGAAGTCGTCGGTCGGAAAAAGCTTCAAAAGATGGTATACATCGCAAAAAAGCTAAACTTTCCTTTCCAAGAAAAATATCAATTTCATTTTTACGGCCCATATTCCGAAGAATTAACGCTTAAAATTGAAGAACTTTGCAACATGGGATACATACATGAGGTAAAAGAAAAGGTGAGCGGCTATTCGCAATACCGGTATGCCGTGAACGAAGAAGGTCAGCAACTTCTTTCCACATATGGTGCAGAGATTGAAAAACTAGGGAGTTGTGTTCGCTCCATGAACGAGCAGTCTTCTAGATTCTTAGAATTAGTCTCTACCGTGATGTATTTCGAGAAACTTGAGAAGGACGAGATCAAGGAGAAAGTACAAACGGTGAAAGCAAAACAAAAGTATACAGAAGAAGAGATGAACGAAGCGTTTCATTATATTGAAACATTAAAAGGTCAAGTTCAATAA
- a CDS encoding HD domain-containing protein has product MAKLLGKLHEEKVFKDPVHRYIHVRDELIWRLIGTREFQRLRRIRQLGTTYLTFHGAEHSRFSHSLGVYEITRRIIDIFQEKKTWDPEKRLLVLSAALLHDVGHGPFSHSFEKVFGVDHEEFSRDIILGDTEVHRVLLQMGEDFPVQVAEVIAKTHRDKLIVSLISSQIDADRMDYLLRDAYFTGVSYGNFDIERILRVMRPTEDGVVIKSSGMHAVEDYIMSRYQMYWQVYFHPVTRSAEVILSKILHRAKELYETGYTFKRELSHFKTLFDGNVSLHDYISLDEGVIHYYFQDWMEEEDSILSDLCHRFIDRKLFKYTEMVSFTDGHLLSSYFTEAGINPKYYLVVDSSSDLPYDFYRPGEKEERLPINLLKPNGDIRELSRESDVVEAISGKRRTDHKLYYPLDLIEAIEDITLKSKIKEILNR; this is encoded by the coding sequence ATGGCTAAACTCTTAGGAAAGTTGCACGAAGAGAAAGTATTTAAAGACCCAGTGCATCGTTACATCCACGTGCGTGATGAGCTGATCTGGCGTCTGATCGGTACGCGCGAGTTTCAAAGACTGCGAAGAATTCGGCAGCTTGGGACGACATACTTAACATTTCATGGAGCAGAACATAGCCGTTTTAGCCATTCTCTTGGTGTTTATGAGATTACGAGGCGGATCATTGATATTTTTCAAGAAAAGAAAACGTGGGACCCAGAAAAGCGTCTGCTCGTTCTTTCCGCGGCCCTTCTACATGATGTAGGACACGGTCCATTCTCACATTCATTTGAAAAGGTGTTTGGTGTGGATCATGAAGAATTCAGTAGAGACATCATACTCGGAGATACAGAAGTTCATCGCGTGCTTTTGCAGATGGGGGAAGATTTTCCTGTGCAAGTAGCAGAAGTGATCGCGAAAACACATAGAGATAAATTAATCGTCAGTCTGATCTCCAGTCAGATTGATGCAGACAGAATGGATTACCTGTTACGAGACGCATATTTTACAGGGGTAAGCTACGGTAATTTCGATATCGAGCGAATCCTGCGTGTGATGCGCCCGACTGAAGATGGCGTCGTCATCAAATCAAGCGGCATGCACGCGGTGGAAGATTATATCATGAGTCGCTACCAAATGTACTGGCAAGTATATTTTCATCCTGTAACGCGCAGTGCGGAAGTGATCTTAAGTAAAATTTTGCACCGAGCGAAGGAACTGTATGAAACAGGGTATACATTCAAAAGAGAGCTGTCTCATTTTAAAACGCTGTTCGACGGTAATGTTTCGCTTCACGATTACATTTCGCTCGATGAAGGCGTGATCCACTATTACTTCCAAGATTGGATGGAAGAAGAGGACTCAATCTTAAGCGATTTATGCCATCGTTTCATCGACCGAAAACTGTTCAAGTATACGGAGATGGTCTCATTTACAGATGGTCATCTGCTGTCGAGTTACTTTACAGAAGCAGGCATCAATCCGAAATATTACTTAGTCGTCGATTCATCGTCAGATCTGCCATACGACTTTTACCGTCCAGGTGAAAAAGAAGAACGTCTGCCGATCAACCTATTAAAACCAAACGGAGATATCCGCGAGCTGTCCAGAGAATCAGACGTCGTCGAAGCGATCTCAGGCAAACGCCGAACAGATCACAAACTCTATTATCCCCTTGATCTAATTGAAGCCATTGAGGATATAACACTTAAAAGTAAAATTAAAGAGATTTTGAATAGATAA
- a CDS encoding class I SAM-dependent methyltransferase: MDQDRRIRNGQAWSNSSYTAWVNRFGTPEKAVSRILKDPKRRLQPLDQYVGDVSGKKIVNLLGSHGSKAVALSLLGAETTVIDISDSNAAYARELASAANVDVRYVVEDILNLSKSEMTENYDMAFMENGILHYFADLNEYFSVVAGLLKKGGTLILQDFHPISTKLIESQGKSQAVRKHKVSGDYFSEELVTTDVAYSKFLPELQYATSEERASFQVQIRQWTLGEIITAIGSAGLWIKQLVEEPHPDELDRGIPKSFIIVAEKL; this comes from the coding sequence ATGGATCAAGATCGAAGAATTAGAAACGGACAAGCTTGGAGTAATAGCTCTTATACAGCCTGGGTCAACCGCTTTGGCACACCTGAGAAAGCAGTTTCTCGTATTCTAAAAGATCCGAAACGCAGACTTCAGCCATTAGATCAATATGTTGGTGATGTCTCAGGCAAAAAGATCGTGAACCTCTTAGGTTCGCACGGCAGTAAAGCAGTCGCACTCTCCCTTCTTGGAGCAGAGACGACGGTGATTGATATCTCAGATTCGAATGCAGCGTACGCACGTGAACTGGCTTCAGCCGCTAACGTAGATGTCCGGTACGTGGTAGAAGATATTTTAAATCTGTCAAAATCCGAAATGACAGAGAATTATGATATGGCATTCATGGAAAACGGCATCCTGCATTATTTTGCTGATCTGAACGAATACTTCAGCGTTGTTGCAGGACTTTTGAAAAAGGGAGGAACATTGATTCTACAAGACTTCCACCCTATTTCTACAAAGTTGATCGAATCTCAAGGAAAGAGCCAAGCGGTTAGGAAGCATAAAGTTTCAGGAGATTATTTTAGTGAAGAGCTTGTTACAACAGACGTAGCTTATTCAAAATTTTTACCTGAACTTCAGTACGCGACATCTGAAGAACGCGCATCGTTCCAAGTACAGATCCGCCAATGGACGCTTGGCGAGATCATCACAGCTATCGGATCTGCCGGCCTTTGGATTAAACAGCTCGTTGAAGAACCACACCCAGATGAACTCGACCGCGGCATTCCAAAATCATTCATTATCGTGGCGGAGAAATTGTAA
- a CDS encoding lipoate--protein ligase family protein encodes MTDHLLSQPVWRLIDQSTLGPSFDARQSFATDDTLCTSIGSGDSPATARTWVHHDTIVLGIQDTRLPHLKEGIDFLESRGYRVIVRNSGGLAVVLDSGVLNISLILPEKEGTIDINQGYDTMTALVEELLAPYDAKFEAYEIVGSYCPGSYDLSIGGKKFAGISQRRMRGGVAVQIYLCVDGSGSERASVIGEFYKRGLAGEDTKFQYPVIEPDVMASLAELLGHPLTVTDIHASLLRVLHKNSELFYSGQLSIEESELLPGNIKRMWDRNEKALSL; translated from the coding sequence ATGACCGATCATCTTCTCTCTCAACCTGTCTGGCGGTTGATCGACCAGTCTACACTTGGTCCGTCATTTGATGCACGGCAATCGTTTGCGACAGATGATACACTTTGCACGTCGATCGGAAGTGGTGATTCCCCCGCAACAGCACGAACATGGGTGCATCACGATACGATCGTCCTCGGCATACAAGATACCCGTCTTCCTCACCTGAAGGAAGGTATTGATTTTCTGGAGTCTCGGGGTTATCGCGTAATTGTGAGGAATTCCGGCGGACTTGCTGTTGTGCTTGATAGCGGCGTGTTGAACATCTCACTTATTCTTCCTGAAAAAGAAGGAACGATTGACATCAATCAAGGGTACGACACGATGACTGCACTTGTGGAAGAGCTGCTTGCGCCGTATGATGCAAAGTTTGAAGCATACGAGATTGTCGGCTCTTATTGCCCGGGAAGTTATGACTTGAGTATCGGCGGCAAAAAATTTGCGGGAATTTCACAGCGGCGTATGCGCGGCGGTGTTGCGGTACAGATCTATTTATGTGTAGACGGCAGCGGTTCAGAGCGCGCGTCCGTGATCGGAGAGTTTTATAAGCGTGGTTTGGCTGGTGAAGATACAAAGTTTCAATATCCGGTGATTGAGCCTGATGTGATGGCCAGTTTAGCGGAACTGCTGGGGCACCCGTTAACCGTGACAGATATACACGCTTCATTATTACGAGTGCTTCACAAAAATAGCGAGCTTTTTTACAGCGGTCAGCTCTCGATTGAGGAAAGCGAGCTGCTTCCTGGGAATATTAAGCGAATGTGGGATCGTAATGAGAAGGCACTGTCACTTTAG